The DNA segment CAAAAAACTTCAAATGGTTCTATTTTTCCAAAATTTTCTCTTTTTTTGAATCAATTCTTAGGCATAATTTTTTTCCAAAATTTTCTCTTTTTTTTGAAAATCATCAAAAATATGATATTTTTTTGATGAAACTACCGTTCCGCTATGCGTTCCGCTATGAGGTTTCAAAATGTTCCTCATAAACTACATTGTTGTATACTAAAGCATGTCAAAACAACAATACAGGTCCGAAATGGGCATAATGGGTGATATCTTAGACGTAACCGCTGATGGCGGTCGTGGTGGAGTCATTGTATCTGCAATCTCTCGCAAAGCCAACCTATCTCACTACGCAGTACTAGACAAATGTGAGAAACTGGTAGAAGCAGGCTTAGTCGAATCCGTCAAAAATGACAGGAATAGGGTCTTTTTGATTACTGAAAAAGGACTCCAGTTTTTCCAGGAATTCAAGAGATTCCAGGGATTAGTAGAAAGCATGAATCTAAGGTATTAAGCACATGAATCCAGAAATCGTACCAATCCATAGGAAAGAGTTTCTTCGAGAAGATGGAATGCTTTTTGTAAGGACTGAGGGCATTGTCGATACAATGGTCAAAATACCTCTTTTGGTAGCTAGCATGATTATCGTAGCAGCGGTAATGCCAATTCAGTCTTCATTTAGTTCTCCTAGAACCCTAGATCTGATAATTTATCCAGATGGTTCAACACACGTTTCTACAGAAATTGATGTAGATCCACTTGCCATTAATTACGAACTGGATCTATTTGGAAGCACTATTGATAATTTAGTTGCTGTTGGTGAAAATGACTTTTTACTTGATACTACTGTACTAGATGATTCTGCGTTAATTGAAACTTTTGGCTCTTCTGTTATTTCAGTAGAATATGACATTCATGATTTAGTATCCAAACAAGGTAGAGTTTGGACATTTTCCTTAGATGCTCCTTCTGATTTCACATTACTTTTACCAAAAAACTCTGCCATAGTTGGCATGACTAATCTTCCAATAAACATGGAAATTATTAATGATAAAAATCAACTAACTCTTTCCAGTGGTAATGTTGAAATCAACTATCTTTTCAGCACTCCTGCAGTAATTCCTGATTCTACAGATCCAATTAATCCTGTATCTCAACTGGACAATCTTACATATGCAATAATTGGTGGAATAATAGCTGCTGCAGTTATAGGTACTGTGGTAATCACTCGTTCTAAACAAAAAATTGTAAAACCAATACAAGAACAACAATCAACTCAACTAACACAACCTGAAATAATTGACACTGAATCTATTTTCAAATTAAAACCAGACATTCGTGAAGATGATAAGGAGATAGTGAAGTTTATCTCTAATAACGGAGGAGAAGCACTTGAAAGTGAATTGCGTAAAAAATTCTTACAACCAAGAACCACTATGTGGCGTGCAGTAAAAAGATTAGAACGTAATGGAATTGTTGAAATTGAAAAGAAAGATTTGCAAAACTTGGTAAAACTACGAAAGAACGTGGAGGAAGAGGGATGAAAACACTAGCATTATTTACGATATTTGTGTTAGTTTTTGGAACACTATCTACATCATTGGTTAGTGATGCATATGCACAAAATGATCCTAACATTCTATTACGAATTGCTGAACAAGCAGACAAACAAATCAAAAATCAACTAGATAGATCTTATGGTGATTCAGTTCCTTCTAATATTGAAGATCTATATGAAAAAGCACATACAGCAGTAGAATCTCTAGAAAATTCTTTACCTGATGATGTGGAACAAGCAAGAGAAGATTTCCTTACAGCAATGAAATTGTTCCAACAAATCTCTAGAATGGTTTCTACATATACTACTGAAACAAAAGTAAGCACCTCTGATGTATCTGATAGAGATCTTAAAAGTGAGTTGAATAGATTGCACAAATATTTCCAAAGCCTAAAATCAGTATCTGAAAAACAGAAAACAGGAATTGAATTATCTGAAATTCAAAGGTTATTCATTTTAGCTAATGAACAGATAATTGCTGATGATACTCAAGGTGCAATTCAAACAATTAATGAAATAAAATCATTAATTATCTCAATTAAAGAGCATATTCGTGATTATTCATCTAATTCTGCATCAGATAGAGTCAAGGAATTTATTTTAAAACAATTAGAGAGAATCCAAAAAGTACTTGATAGAGCAGATTCTGAGACTGCAGATCTTGAAAAAGCCAATTCTTTGATTGAAGAAATTGAAATTTTGATATCAGAAGACAAAATATCTGATGCAAAGAAAAAATTTGGCGAATTAAACAAAATCGTAAAAATAATTAAAAAATCAATTCGTTAGATAACATAAGCTTCATATACATTTTCTAAACAATTTGAGCATGGCATCTAAAGCAATCACTGTTGGTGTAGGAATTCCAATGATTATTGTAGGTGCTTTGATGGCTTGGCTATGGGCTCCATTGGAAGGAGATCTTCAAAATCAAATAGAACTAGTTGGAAGCACAATTGGATTACTAGGAGTAATATTCTTTATTTGTGGATTATTTTATACAAAAGAACCAGTAATGCATTAGAAACTCATTGAATAAATAATGAAAAAAAATACAATTATTACTTGAAAGTCAGATTATTTGAGATATTTACATCAGTTGAAGGTGAAGGAATTCTTTATGGAACAAAGACTCTTTTTGTTAGATTAGCAGGATGCCCTTTTACCTGTTTTTATTGTGATACAAAAGAATCACTGCCACTTGATTCTGGAACAGAATATTCAATTGAAGATGCAAACAAGCTAATTGATTCTAATTTAAAAAATCAAACCTATAAGGTTAATTTTACTGGTGGTGATCCACTAATTCAACATGAAGCAGTAGCATTACTTGCAAAACATATCCAAGACAAAAAAATTCCCACATATCTTGAATCATCATGTTTTGATGTTGATAGATTTGATCATGTTTTACCGTTTATTGATATTGTTAAAATTGAATTTAAAACAAAAGATTCTGGCTTTGTTGATTTG comes from the Candidatus Nitrosopumilus sediminis genome and includes:
- a CDS encoding winged helix-turn-helix domain-containing protein, producing the protein MSKQQYRSEMGIMGDILDVTADGGRGGVIVSAISRKANLSHYAVLDKCEKLVEAGLVESVKNDRNRVFLITEKGLQFFQEFKRFQGLVESMNLRY
- a CDS encoding helix-turn-helix transcriptional regulator; the encoded protein is MNPEIVPIHRKEFLREDGMLFVRTEGIVDTMVKIPLLVASMIIVAAVMPIQSSFSSPRTLDLIIYPDGSTHVSTEIDVDPLAINYELDLFGSTIDNLVAVGENDFLLDTTVLDDSALIETFGSSVISVEYDIHDLVSKQGRVWTFSLDAPSDFTLLLPKNSAIVGMTNLPINMEIINDKNQLTLSSGNVEINYLFSTPAVIPDSTDPINPVSQLDNLTYAIIGGIIAAAVIGTVVITRSKQKIVKPIQEQQSTQLTQPEIIDTESIFKLKPDIREDDKEIVKFISNNGGEALESELRKKFLQPRTTMWRAVKRLERNGIVEIEKKDLQNLVKLRKNVEEEG
- a CDS encoding 7-carboxy-7-deazaguanine synthase QueE produces the protein MKVRLFEIFTSVEGEGILYGTKTLFVRLAGCPFTCFYCDTKESLPLDSGTEYSIEDANKLIDSNLKNQTYKVNFTGGDPLIQHEAVALLAKHIQDKKIPTYLESSCFDVDRFDHVLPFIDIVKIEFKTKDSGFVDLKHYEKLIGHTMKCLQSSVKSKKTTYIKVVVSSKTQPDEFKKLVKEIFDIVSKDDINGFIIQPTYGISEPSLDLLLELYDLVYPYYIDVKVVPQLHKFIGAP